A window of Cytobacillus sp. FSL H8-0458 genomic DNA:
TTAGCTCCTTCCTTAGGCTCATACCTTAATTCCGATTGGGTCTTTGCCGGAAAGCCAAAAAGAACACTATGGATAAAAGACATGATGGTAGACTTGCCTGCCTCATTTTCTCCGTAAATAACCTGCAAGGACTGAATATCGTCAAGTATAAAGTCAGTAAGCTTTCCATAACCGTATATATGTATGTCTGTAATTATCAAGGGTCCACCTCCATTCATTGTCCTCAAGCTTTGTATAACAGGCCCACGAGCAGTGCTTCGGCTTCCTCGGCGATTCTCTGTTTTTCGTCCTTAGTGAGTTCGCCCATAAATCTTCTTGCCAGGGGATGCGAATACAAGGGCAAAGCACTTTCACTGCGCTCTGCAAACTGATCCGCAGTTTTAAAAAGCTCGCTGAAAAAATCTGATTCATGTGCCAGCTTTTCTTTATTCCACATTCTTTTTTCATTCACTGTGATACCGGAAATCCATACAAATGATTCCTCCTCTGCCTCTTCCTCCTGCAGCGTTTCGAGGAGCTCCCCATTGGTTATGCTTCTTAATTCGTGATCAGGCATGCATGCATCGGCAAGTATCAGATTTAGGACTGTTCCCTGCCTGTTTCGCCGCTTTTCTTCCATCAAATTCAAGCAAGTTTCATATACATCCTGATAGTTCACCAATCCGGAAGCATCTATTTCTGCATTTTCCCAGGTAACAGGAGCAGCCTCCAGAAACTCCGTCTTTGCACCAGAACTATCAAGATCAACTAAATAGCATCCTTTCGGACCGGTTTCTTTCCGGTTTCTACCCTGTATATTACCGGGGTATATGACGGGCGGCTCGGAAATGATGACTTCCCGTTTATGTATATGTCCAAGAGCCCAATAATCAAAGCCCTTTCCCAGCAAATCATTTAAACGGAACGGCGCATATGGATCATGATCACTGCTGCCTTCAAAAGAACCATGAAGTATTCCAATATGCAGATCAGCTCCATCTTCCCTGCTATATTGATCGATCATCCTTTCCAGCACATGTCTCTTAGGGTAGCTGAAACCGTAGAGATGAACAGATGTACCATTTTCAGCAGTATGCTTCACTGCTTCCACCTCACGGGAAAAAATATGGACATTTTCCGGCATTGGCAAATGGGCCCATCCGCCATCCATATGGTCATGATTACCATGGACTGCATAAACAGCAATCCCGCATTCAGCCAGCCGCTCCATCTCCTTCCGAAAACGGGTTTGTGCCTTTATGCTCCTGTCTTCACCGTCAAATAAATCCCCGGCTAAGATGACAAAATCCACAGAATGGAAAATGGCTAAGTCAATTATTTTGGTAAATGCATCAAAAGTACTTTCCTGAAGCTTTTTAAAAATGGCCGGAGGCAAATGCTTCAAACCGGACATTGGACTATCCAGGTGCAAGTCTGCAGCATGAATAAACGTAACCCTTTTCATGTAAACTTCCTTTCATTCCTTTTTCATTCATTTTACCCCATTTAAAAAGCGAATGCACGTTCCTATTCAAATTGATAAAGATATATCTTTCCTGAGTTTATTTAATTGGTTTTAGACCGGGAAGCTTGTGCATAAAAATGTACAAGACTCTTTCCCCGAGGACTGGCTTAGAGTTCAGGGGAAATTTAAAGGGCGGAGTGGTATATTGGGAATTGGAATTTATTTAAGTTATGTGTTTCTAGGATTGTCCCTGGCAGCTCCAATTGGACCGGTAAATGCCGTCAGGCTTGAAAAAGGGATAAAAAATGGTTTCTGGCATGCGTGGATTGTTGGAGTGGGCTCGATGTTTGCTGATGCGTTTTATATGCTGGTTGTATACCTGGGGCTTATCCATTTTTTGGATACTCCTTTAGTACAAATCTTTCTGTGGCTTTTTGGAGGATTTATTCTTTTATATACAGGGATCGAAAGTATTGTAAATGCCAATAAAATTTCCATAAGCTATGTGCGCAGCCAGGATTCATTGTTTAAATGCTTTTTCTCCGGATTTATTATGTCCATATCCAGCCCTCTCTCCATTCTGTTCTGGCTGGGCATTTACGGATCCGTCCTTGCAAAAACAGCGGCAGCCTATGGAAAAACAGAGCTCTTTTTATACAGTACCATGATTTTTCTGGGACTGATGCTATGGGATATTTTTGTGGCAGGATTGACCACAGGGTTTCGCCGATTCCTGACCTCCAAAGGGATCATCATCATATCGATTCTTTCAGGATTATCGCTGATTGGATTTGGGGCTTATTTTGCGTTCGAAGGAATAAAGGCATTATTTGCATAAATCATTTCATTTAAAAAGGCTCCGTTTCTTAAAGACGGAGCTTTTTTCATATTATTCGTTTTTAGTAAGCTGCAATGCTTTTTTAATATCTTTAAATGAATTGGATTTACCATACATCAATACTCCGCCCCTGTAGACTCTTGCTCCAAAGACAGCGAGCAGTATAATTGAAACGAGAAGGATCGCAATTCCGAGAATCGGCTCCCATACCGGCAGTGACAGCATTCCCACTCTCATGAACATGAGCATCGGAGTAAAGAATGGAATATATGACGTGATGGTTACAAAGGAAGCTTCCGGCTGGCTTAAGCCAAACATAGCAATCATAAAGCCTGCCACAACCATCAGGGTCATCGGAGTAATCATCTGCTGGATATCTTCAATCCTGCTTACCAGTGAACCAAGAAAAGCCGCCAGTGTGGCGTAAAGGAAATATCCAAGAATGAAAAAGATGAGTGCATAAGCGATAGTCGAAGCCGGGATGTTTCCAAATCCAAAAAATTCAAAAAAGCCGCCTTCCATTGTATCGAGATTTTGTTTGACTGAAAAATAACCAACTAATAGTATGAGTGCCATCTGTGTCAGGCTGAGCAGCCCGATTCCCAATATCTTTGCGAACATTTGCTTGATTGGGGAGACACTGGATATCAAAATTTCCATGACACGGGAAGACTTTTCTGTAGCTACCTCCATGGCAATCATATTAGCGTATAAGATGACTGCAAAATAAATAATAAATAACAGAACATAAACAAGTCCTCTTGCCTGATTCAGTTCTTCTTCTGTTTTAGCGTTTTCTTCAAGAGCTGTCTTATCAAAAGGCACCGGCTCATATAGTTTGCTTAATTGCTCCGGGCTAAGGTTTATTTGAGTGGCGGCCATTTGCGTTTTCAGCTGCTGCAGCCCGCCCTGCAATTCGGATGGGATGGCTGAATCGGCTATGCTTCTTGCTTTATAGGCTGCTTCAGGCAGCTCTTCTTTTGTAAAGGATAACAGTAAAAGTCCTTTATACTCTTCATCCTTAACAGCATTTTCCCCTTCTGCCTCTGACCCTTCATAGGCAATTAAAGATATATTGTTATTTAGGGCATCCATTTGTTCCTGAAGAGGAGCTAACAGCACACCTGTCTCATCGATTACTGCGATTCGTTCTTCATCATCCTTATTGAAATAATCAATAATACCGGATAAGTTGGCAAGACCTGCAACTATCACCACAGTAATGAGGGTCGTAACAATAAATGACTTGGTCTTCAGCTTGCTTAAATAAGTATGAAGAAGAATCGTCATAAAGTTATTCATAGGAAGCACCAGCCTTTTCTATAAAAATATCATTCAGAGACGGCTCTTCCAAAACAAATTTACGGACAAACCCCTTCTCTGCAACTTCTCTGAAAATAGCTTCAGCGGCATCTTCACCGGAAATCTGCAGCTGAATCCCCTCAGCTGTCTGTCTGGCTTTCACCACTCCCCTGATATCCTTCAAAGAGCTTAAATCATAATCTGCATGGATAATAAGATTTTTTCTGCCAAAGGAACGTTTAATTTCTTTTAAAGATCCGTGCACTACCGGCCGCCCTTTTTGCATAATGCATAAATGCTCACAAAGCTCTTCTACATGCTCCATCCTATGTGAGGAAAAGACGATCGTTGTACCGTTATCCTTTAACTCCATAACAGCATCCTTCAGCAGCTCTACATTTACCGGATCCAGTCCGCTGAATGGTTCATCCAGAATTAAAAGCTTTGGCTTATGTATAACTGCAGTAATAAACTGGATTTTCTGCTGGTTTCCCTTTGAAAGCTCTTCAATTTTTTTATTGGCGTATTCAGGAACTTTGAATCGCTCAAGCCAATAAGTTAATTCCTTTAAACAGTCCTGCTTTGCCATTCCTCTCAGTTTAGCTAAATAGATAACCTGATCCTTGACCTTCAGCTTTGGATATAATCCTCTTTCTTCAGGAAGGTAGCCTATCAGCGGACTGGTTGAATAATCGATGGGATTTCCATTCCACGTAATCTTTCCTCCGCTGGGATCCAATAGCCCCAGGATCATTCGAAAGGTAGTCGTTTTACCGGCGCCATTCGCCCCGAGGAATCCAAACATCTCACTTTCGGGAATAGATAGTGACAAATCGTCCACTGCCGTAAACGTACCAAAACGCTTTGTTACATGTTTAAGCTCTAACGCCATATCGATTTCCTCCTTTTCCTATTTAGCAGTACGTACATAAAAGGCAAAAAGTTCCCTGATTAAAAATATTTTGTATGTTAATTTACTAGATCTCCTATAAATAAATATTTTGCACATTTAAAGAAATTATGTAAGAATAATAGTAACTATCTGAATTTTATAATAAGAGGGTGTCTCATAATGAAGACTTATAAGCTTACTGCATTTGAACAGGACGGGGAAAAGATACTGGATGAAGCATTCCAGGCAGCTTCTGATAACGAAGCTAAAAGTGTGGGAGAAAATCTCCTTAAGGAAAAAGGGCTGGATGACAAAACTCACCGCTGCACCTCTCCTGCCGGCAAGCTGATATTGTTTCATAGGTAAAAAGAAAAGCGGAAGCGCCTTGCCCACGAAGGAACGCAGACTAAAAGCGCCACGTCCTGTGGCAACGTCTGCATGACCCCATCCTCCCAATAGCTTTCGCTTTTGATCGTGCGATGATTATGCTGACGAAGCCTTCCTTCTCCTGCGGGCCTCAAGCACAAGACGAGCCTCCCGGAAAGGTGTTCTTTCCTTCTGGAAGGGATTGGCTTATGTCTCGTCTTCCTAGGAGCCGCAACTGGACAAGCTTGTGACCTCGAGGGGATAGGCGCTGGAGCTAGACAGTTATCTGAGTTCAATGATGTACATTCTGGTTAAGAAAAGCAAAGGGCTCAGCTCTTTGCTTTTCTTCTGTGGATCCTTATTTCCCCTTAAACACAGGCTTCCTTTTTTCAATAAAGGCCTGGATTCCTTCTTTGTGATCTTCTGTTTGCCGCATTTTATACTGGCCGAGCTTTTCGAGCTCAAGCACTTTCAGCAGGAGCGGCCGGTTTTTATCAGCAAGAATTTTCTTTGTCTTAATCATTGCTTCTGTCGGTCTGTTCAGCCATTGGCTTAATTTTGCATCAACTGCTGTGCTTAAATCAGCTTCTGCTATTTCGTGAATCAACCCCAATTGCAAAGCTTCATCTGCAGTCAGCACTTTTCCTTCCCAGATTAAATGCTTCGCTTTATCTTCACCAATGCGCTGCTGCAGGAAGAAATGAGCCCCTCCGTCAGGAATTAAGCCGATTCCAATAAAATTCATGGCAAGCTTGCTGTTCTTGTCTGCCAATATATAATCAGTGGCAAGAGCCAGGCTTAGCCCCAAACCGGCAGCTGCCCCTGTTACAGCACTTATGGTCAGCTTTGGCATGCTATAAAGAGTTACAGCCAGCTCGCTAATGCAATCCATCACATCCGGGAAATCGCTTTCATTAGTTTCCAAAAGCATTGTTTTAATATCCCCGCCTGAGGAAAATGCGCGGCCCCTTCCTTTCAATACAACAATATCGATCTCATCCATTTGGCCAATATCTTTCATGGAAGTCAAGAGCCCTTTCAGCATTTCCACATTCAATGCATTCAATGATTCCGGCCTGTTCATCTCAACCGTTGCCACACGGCCATCAAGCTGCACGCTGACAGTATCAGTTACAAAATCTGTTGTCAAAATACTTCTCCTCCTTAATAAGCTTCTTTTATTATAAAGAGTATTATTATATTTAAAAAGTGTTTTATCTAAAAATTTATAATTTTGTCACTTGTTTGTCACGGCTTTGAAAATCCATCCATCTTATTTTCACTTTAGCAGAATAAACGGTATCTTTCCGGTGGGTTGACGCAGCTTGTTTAGCTATTTTTTAAACTTGAAGAATTTAAAAAGCAGCATCCACTGAAGGATGCTGCACTTGACTCTTATTTACTTTGCCTGTCCTGTATATTCTTTTTGGACCTGGTCTCTTAAAGCCATTTTGAGAAATTTCCCTACAGAGGTTTTTGGTATTTCCTCAAAGAAAAGTATTTCATCCGGAAGCCACCATTTTGCAAATTGCGGCTTCAGGAATTCATAAAGCTCTTCTTTTGTGGTTTGCCCTTTAAATGGCTCTTTCAGAACCACGCATGCCACCGGCCTCTCCTGCCATTGCTCATGCGGGACAGCAACAACCGCTGCCTCAAATACTGATTCATGAGCCATTAAGACATTTTCGATATCAACGGAAGAAATCCACTCCCCTCCGCTTTTAATTAAATCTTTTGTCCGGTCAACGATTTTCATAAATCCTTCTTCATCAATGGTTACGACATCTCCCGTGTAGAGCCAGCCATCACGGAATGCTTCATTGGTCCGCTCATCTTTATAATATTCAGAAGCAATCCATGGCCCTCTTATGGCGAGTTCCCCCATTTCCTTCCCATCCCATGCTGCTTCCCCATCCTTGCCGGCAATCTTCATTTCCAGCCCAGGTACAAGAATGCCCTGTTTGGCTTTTATGTCCAGCTTCTCTTCGGCAGATAGCTCTTCCTGATAGCTTTTTAAAGTCGAAATAACAACAAGCGGGCTTGTTTCAGTCATTCCATATGCATGCATGAATGGAATTTTGTGCTTTTGCTCGAAGGCTTTAATCATGCCTTTTGGCGCTGCCGAACCTCCACACAAAACCGATCGAAGTGAGCTCATATCATATTTATTTTCATCGAGTTCTTTTAATAATCCGAGCCAGATTGTCGGCACTCCGGCTGTTATGGTAACTTTTTCAGTTTGAATAAGTTCTGCCAGAAGTTTCGGTGTAAAATATGGCCCCGGCAATACAAGAGCGGTTCCAAACCAGACAGCAGCAAACGGCAGCCCCCATGCGTTTACATGGAACATCGGCACTACCGGAAGAGCGATATCTTTCTCACTTACCGCTGCACTGTCTGCCATCCCAAGTGCCATACTGTGGAGAACAATGCCTCTGTGGGAATAGACTACACCTTTAGGGTTGCCTGTAGTTGCTGAGGTATAGCACATTCCCGCTGGTAAATTTTCATCCAGATCATCAGGATATTCATAGGCACCGCTTGCTTCATTGATAAGCGTTTCATAGTGGTATACCGGCGAAAGAGACGTCTCCGGCAATTCTTCTTCATCTGTCATAATAATGAACGCCTTTACCGTCTTCAATTCATCCTTAACCTTCTCAATCAGCGGTACAATGTCAGGATCGATAAGCAGCACTTTATCTTCTGCATGGTTAATAATATATGTAATATGCTGAGGTGAAAGACGGATATTAATCGTGTGGAGAACGGCTCCGCTGCAGGGTATGGCGAAATAAGCTTCCAGGTGGCGATGATGGTTCCATGCCAGTGTCCCGACCTTATCCCCTCTATCTACTCCCAGCTTTTGCAGGCTTTCTGCCAGCTTTCTGGTCCGTTCTGCAATCTCCTTATATGTAAATCTCTGAATTCCGCCGGCCGTTCTTGAAACGACCGTTTTCTTTGGAAAATACTTTTCTGCCCGCTTGATCATTTGCGTCATAGTCAAAGGTGTCTGCATCATCATTACAATTCCCCCTTTTTAGAAAACGCTTACATTTAGAATTATAGAGTTCTATGATCTTTTACCTAATTCATTCTCTTAATTTTCAGGAATTCCTTTAATATTTTTCTTAATTTTCTAAAATATATTTAAAATAAAAATCCCCGCCTATTCGGCAAGGGATTCGTGTTTATTAAATAGCTCTTTTAATATTTTCAATTTCTCATCTGCATAATGTTCAAAACTGTCATTATACGATTTTGGATCCTTCGGGTTTGCAAAATGAGTGATTTTTCCTGTCTCGGGATCAATGAACTTACTGGAAGCCCCGCAGCCAAGCCCGATAATTGTCTGCTGTTCTTCCATTATCATGATGTTATAGATGCTTTCCTGATTTGGAAGGGCATAACCGACATTTTCAAGATTGCCGAGAATATTTTTCTGACGGTAAAGATAATAAGGATAGTAGTTATGCTCTTTTGTCCAATCCTCAGCCATATCCATCATTTTTTCAATTTCTTCCCGGTCAGCAACTTTATATTTTTGCTTGTTCTTTGTCATTTCCGAAGCTCGTTTAAAAGATAAAGTATGAACTGTAAGGGATTCCGGCATTAATTTCTCTGTTTCATCCAGAGTATGCGCAAATTCCCGCACTCCTTCTCCAGGCAGTCCAATGATCAAATCCATATTGATGTTGTTCATCCCCATATTACGGGCCAAATGGAATTTATCCACGGTTTCTTCTACTGTATGGTGACGGCCTATTGCTTTCAAGGTCTCCTGAATATAGGACTGAGGATTGATGCTGATACGATCAATATTCCATTTTTTCAGCACTTCAAGCTTTTCAGGTGTGATCGTATCAGGACGGCCTGCTTCCACAGTGACCTCTCTAATGTTTTCTACATCTGGAAAAGATTCATACATTTCCTCATAAAGCATATCCATCTCTTCTGCCGTAATGCTTGTCGGAGTCCCTCCACCATAATAGACAGTAGTGATTTTTACATTATTTTCTTTCAGCCAATTACCAATTTTGCGCATTTCAAAATGAAGGCCGCCAAGAAATGAGTTAACAGAACCCTGCCTGCCATTAATTGCATATGCGGGAAAAGTACAATACGCGCACTTTGTCGGGCAGAAAGGAATGCCAATATATATGCTTACCTCATTTTTCAAGTCATAAAGATCTGGCACAACAGCAAGCTGCCGGTCTACAATATTCTGCATAAGCTGGATTTTTTCATCTGTAATCAAGTACTCCTCCTTCAGCTGCTGATGAGCTTCCTGGAGAGGTGTCTGATTCTGCATGGCACGGTGAAGCAATTTTGTAGGACGTACCCCCGTTAGAATTCCCCACTTCTGGGTAATGCCCGTCCATTCCTGCAAAACAGTCAGATATACATGTGATACAGCATTCTTCACTTGTTTAAAATTCTCTTTTTCTGACTCAGCCGGAACGAAATTTTTTTCAAAATTGGCTGTAAGATGTCTGCTGTCTTTATCAGTAAGCTCTGCAGCAGCTTTAATGTGTTGTCCTCGCTCAATCTGAAAAGAAATTGTCAGATCTGCTGCAGAATTCTCACCCAGCACCACTTCACATTCTTCAAAAAAGAGGTTCCCAATCAGCCGAAGCGGCCGATGGAATCGTTCATCCTGTATGCCTAAAATTGAAATGTTCAAATCTATCACCTTTTTTTAGAAAATATAATAATCTGCCGGTGTTTCATCTCACTGATGGCAGCTGCAGAGTCTTTATAATTGATGTTGACAAACTCCTTTTAGTGTACAGAAATGGGGAAACAAGGTCAATATCAGGGAAGTGAATACTTTGGATCGCTTTATTTAATTCACTCTTTTTCTATCTTTCTCTTTATCCATTGCCCTAAATCAAAAAAGAGAGCCGATCTGCCTGACCGACTCTCTTTCATTCAATTTTATTTTAACAGATTCATTTTCTTCAGGAAGTCAATTGGATGCTGTTTGCGGAAATGTTCTTTAACCATGTAGCTTACACCGCTCTGGTCATTAGATCGTGTCAGCCAGTCTGCTGCCTTTTTTACATCTGCCGGGGCATTGCCCATTGCCACACCCAGACCGGCGGCTTCAATCATTTCCAGATCATCTTCAGAATCTCCTATGACGACCATTTGGTTTCTGGAAATTCCAAGATGTTCACATAAATAAAGCAAACCATTCAGCTTTGAAACTCCTGAAGGAACAATGTCCATCCTCAGATCATTCAGTTTAATGACTTCTACATTTTCAAACATGCCCCAAATGGCTGTCTTAGCATCCTCAAGGTCTTCTTTATCTTCAAAGTACACTTCAATTTTCGGCGGTGTGACCGGCTCATCTAATATGGTGTCACTTAATGAATCCACAAATTGCTGGGAAAAAAAAATGGGATCGCCGGTTGTAAAAACAGTTTTAGCAAGCATATTGGTATTGAGCTTCGTTTTGTTGGCAAGGGAATATTTTTCGTGCACCAGCCTGATTTGACAGGTAAAGCCTTCAAGCAGGCGCACGATTTCAAACGTTTCATCTTCCTGAATCCTTTTTACAAATATCGGTTTTTCCTGGGAGGCTGCAATATATGCCCCCCTGTGTGTGACCAGCAAAGAATTGATTTTCAATGCTTTAGCCACTTTTTTCGCGGATGGAAAGCTTCTGGAAGTGACAAGTGTTACATAAATTCCCTTTTGCTGAACATATTCTATCGCTTCTTTTGTTGATTTATGAAGTCTTCCATTTGATTGGAGTAGTGTTCCGTCTATGTTTAAAGCAAGCATTCTGTATATCATCCAATTTGCCCCCTATTCTCGGTGTAAAATTGTCCTATTACACTTTTATGAAGGAAAGGACTTGATTAGAACATAACATGGACAATGCGGAAATATTTTCATAGCTTACTGCTTAATGACGGCTATTGTCTGATTTTCCGATCATTTGATATAAAAAATGATAAATTATTCATTTACATTTTGTTTGCTCCGTATTAAGATGGAGTCATTAAAACTGCATATCAAAGTTTTGCACTAGGGGAGCTTTTTGGCTGAGAAGAACAATCCGTTCTGACTCTTATCACCCGATCTGGATAATACCAGCGTGGGGAAGTGCAGGTGAACGGCTATCATTTATAGTGTATTGATAACATTCAACTGCATTTCCTTATGGGAATG
This region includes:
- a CDS encoding metallophosphoesterase family protein, with translation MKRVTFIHAADLHLDSPMSGLKHLPPAIFKKLQESTFDAFTKIIDLAIFHSVDFVILAGDLFDGEDRSIKAQTRFRKEMERLAECGIAVYAVHGNHDHMDGGWAHLPMPENVHIFSREVEAVKHTAENGTSVHLYGFSYPKRHVLERMIDQYSREDGADLHIGILHGSFEGSSDHDPYAPFRLNDLLGKGFDYWALGHIHKREVIISEPPVIYPGNIQGRNRKETGPKGCYLVDLDSSGAKTEFLEAAPVTWENAEIDASGLVNYQDVYETCLNLMEEKRRNRQGTVLNLILADACMPDHELRSITNGELLETLQEEEAEEESFVWISGITVNEKRMWNKEKLAHESDFFSELFKTADQFAERSESALPLYSHPLARRFMGELTKDEKQRIAEEAEALLVGLLYKA
- a CDS encoding LysE family transporter, producing the protein MGIGIYLSYVFLGLSLAAPIGPVNAVRLEKGIKNGFWHAWIVGVGSMFADAFYMLVVYLGLIHFLDTPLVQIFLWLFGGFILLYTGIESIVNANKISISYVRSQDSLFKCFFSGFIMSISSPLSILFWLGIYGSVLAKTAAAYGKTELFLYSTMIFLGLMLWDIFVAGLTTGFRRFLTSKGIIIISILSGLSLIGFGAYFAFEGIKALFA
- a CDS encoding ABC transporter permease, with product MNNFMTILLHTYLSKLKTKSFIVTTLITVVIVAGLANLSGIIDYFNKDDEERIAVIDETGVLLAPLQEQMDALNNNISLIAYEGSEAEGENAVKDEEYKGLLLLSFTKEELPEAAYKARSIADSAIPSELQGGLQQLKTQMAATQINLSPEQLSKLYEPVPFDKTALEENAKTEEELNQARGLVYVLLFIIYFAVILYANMIAMEVATEKSSRVMEILISSVSPIKQMFAKILGIGLLSLTQMALILLVGYFSVKQNLDTMEGGFFEFFGFGNIPASTIAYALIFFILGYFLYATLAAFLGSLVSRIEDIQQMITPMTLMVVAGFMIAMFGLSQPEASFVTITSYIPFFTPMLMFMRVGMLSLPVWEPILGIAILLVSIILLAVFGARVYRGGVLMYGKSNSFKDIKKALQLTKNE
- a CDS encoding ABC transporter ATP-binding protein, whose protein sequence is MALELKHVTKRFGTFTAVDDLSLSIPESEMFGFLGANGAGKTTTFRMILGLLDPSGGKITWNGNPIDYSTSPLIGYLPEERGLYPKLKVKDQVIYLAKLRGMAKQDCLKELTYWLERFKVPEYANKKIEELSKGNQQKIQFITAVIHKPKLLILDEPFSGLDPVNVELLKDAVMELKDNGTTIVFSSHRMEHVEELCEHLCIMQKGRPVVHGSLKEIKRSFGRKNLIIHADYDLSSLKDIRGVVKARQTAEGIQLQISGEDAAEAIFREVAEKGFVRKFVLEEPSLNDIFIEKAGASYE
- a CDS encoding YhzD family protein, with amino-acid sequence MKTYKLTAFEQDGEKILDEAFQAASDNEAKSVGENLLKEKGLDDKTHRCTSPAGKLILFHR
- a CDS encoding enoyl-CoA hydratase: MTTDFVTDTVSVQLDGRVATVEMNRPESLNALNVEMLKGLLTSMKDIGQMDEIDIVVLKGRGRAFSSGGDIKTMLLETNESDFPDVMDCISELAVTLYSMPKLTISAVTGAAAGLGLSLALATDYILADKNSKLAMNFIGIGLIPDGGAHFFLQQRIGEDKAKHLIWEGKVLTADEALQLGLIHEIAEADLSTAVDAKLSQWLNRPTEAMIKTKKILADKNRPLLLKVLELEKLGQYKMRQTEDHKEGIQAFIEKRKPVFKGK
- a CDS encoding long-chain fatty acid--CoA ligase — protein: MMQTPLTMTQMIKRAEKYFPKKTVVSRTAGGIQRFTYKEIAERTRKLAESLQKLGVDRGDKVGTLAWNHHRHLEAYFAIPCSGAVLHTINIRLSPQHITYIINHAEDKVLLIDPDIVPLIEKVKDELKTVKAFIIMTDEEELPETSLSPVYHYETLINEASGAYEYPDDLDENLPAGMCYTSATTGNPKGVVYSHRGIVLHSMALGMADSAAVSEKDIALPVVPMFHVNAWGLPFAAVWFGTALVLPGPYFTPKLLAELIQTEKVTITAGVPTIWLGLLKELDENKYDMSSLRSVLCGGSAAPKGMIKAFEQKHKIPFMHAYGMTETSPLVVISTLKSYQEELSAEEKLDIKAKQGILVPGLEMKIAGKDGEAAWDGKEMGELAIRGPWIASEYYKDERTNEAFRDGWLYTGDVVTIDEEGFMKIVDRTKDLIKSGGEWISSVDIENVLMAHESVFEAAVVAVPHEQWQERPVACVVLKEPFKGQTTKEELYEFLKPQFAKWWLPDEILFFEEIPKTSVGKFLKMALRDQVQKEYTGQAK
- a CDS encoding coproporphyrinogen III oxidase, yielding MNISILGIQDERFHRPLRLIGNLFFEECEVVLGENSAADLTISFQIERGQHIKAAAELTDKDSRHLTANFEKNFVPAESEKENFKQVKNAVSHVYLTVLQEWTGITQKWGILTGVRPTKLLHRAMQNQTPLQEAHQQLKEEYLITDEKIQLMQNIVDRQLAVVPDLYDLKNEVSIYIGIPFCPTKCAYCTFPAYAINGRQGSVNSFLGGLHFEMRKIGNWLKENNVKITTVYYGGGTPTSITAEEMDMLYEEMYESFPDVENIREVTVEAGRPDTITPEKLEVLKKWNIDRISINPQSYIQETLKAIGRHHTVEETVDKFHLARNMGMNNINMDLIIGLPGEGVREFAHTLDETEKLMPESLTVHTLSFKRASEMTKNKQKYKVADREEIEKMMDMAEDWTKEHNYYPYYLYRQKNILGNLENVGYALPNQESIYNIMIMEEQQTIIGLGCGASSKFIDPETGKITHFANPKDPKSYNDSFEHYADEKLKILKELFNKHESLAE
- a CDS encoding Cof-type HAD-IIB family hydrolase, producing the protein MIYRMLALNIDGTLLQSNGRLHKSTKEAIEYVQQKGIYVTLVTSRSFPSAKKVAKALKINSLLVTHRGAYIAASQEKPIFVKRIQEDETFEIVRLLEGFTCQIRLVHEKYSLANKTKLNTNMLAKTVFTTGDPIFFSQQFVDSLSDTILDEPVTPPKIEVYFEDKEDLEDAKTAIWGMFENVEVIKLNDLRMDIVPSGVSKLNGLLYLCEHLGISRNQMVVIGDSEDDLEMIEAAGLGVAMGNAPADVKKAADWLTRSNDQSGVSYMVKEHFRKQHPIDFLKKMNLLK